A stretch of the Aspergillus puulaauensis MK2 DNA, chromosome 6, nearly complete sequence genome encodes the following:
- a CDS encoding alcohol dehydrogenase family protein (COG:Q;~EggNog:ENOG410PG9N;~InterPro:IPR013154,IPR013149,IPR002328,IPR036291, IPR011032;~PFAM:PF00107,PF08240;~TransMembrane:1 (i189-209o);~go_function: GO:0008270 - zinc ion binding [Evidence IEA];~go_function: GO:0016491 - oxidoreductase activity [Evidence IEA];~go_process: GO:0055114 - oxidation-reduction process [Evidence IEA]), with protein MEMNAVVLHGPRHIRVERKPRPSILKADDAIVRVRYAGICGSELHPYRGHQKTTYGHIMGHEFTGIVDQVGSNVTTVKTGDLVVGLFSSACLNCWFCKYGYTNRCANSLALGTAQIDGGQAEYVRVPHADGTLVIAPPNINDELLIMMSDIFPTGYYGAMRAISYFETEGIKMPTNGALQMVKQPLKSAVFVCLGCGIVGLCAIMTAVVKGAGTVFCVDTIPDRLEQARRMGGIPLHLGVDDIQAIVLRATEGRGADAVVESVGNQAALAMAMELLRPCGVLSSVGFHQTEMPFTALQGYQKNINLNMGRAPVKAVFEEALELFTFHRTMFTDFISHRLPLAEAARGYELFESQEARKVLLQVSE; from the exons ATGGAAATGAACGCCGTCGTCCTCCACGGCCCTCGCCACATCCGAGTCGAGCGAAAGCCTCGACCGTCCATCCTAAAAGCAGACGATGCCATTGTGCGTGTGCGGTATGCTGGGATCTGCGGCAGTGAGCTGCATCCCTACAGAGGACACCAAAAGACCACATATGGGCATATCATG GGCCACGAATTCACCGGCATCGTCGACCAAGTCGGAAGCAACGTAACCACTGTCAAAACAGGCGACCTAGTCGTCGGCCTGTTCTCCTCAGCCTG TCTCAACTGCTGGTTCTGCAAATACGGCTACACAAACCGCTGCGCCAACTCGCTTGCCCTAGGCACCGCGCAGATTGACGGGGGACAGGCAGAGTACGTACGAGTCCCGCACGCCGATGGGACGCTCGTTATCGCGCCGCCGAATATCAATGACGAACTGCTCATCATGATGTCGGATATCTTTCCGACGGGATATTATGGCGCCATGCGGGCAATTTCGTATTTTGAGACGGAAGGCATCAAGATGCCGACGAACGGCGCGCTGCAAATGGTTAAACAGCCGCTGAAATCCGCCGTCTTTGTCTGTCTTGGATGCGGCATTGTCGGGCTCTGCGCTATCATGACAGCCGTCGTCAAGGGGGCTGGGACCGTCTTCTGTGTCGACACGATTCCGGACAGGTTGGAGCAGGCGCGGCGGATGGGAGGGATCCCGTTGCATCTTGGGGTAGATgacatccaggccatcgtcTTGAGAGCAACAGAAGGACGAGGTGCCGACGCCGTGGTTGAGAGTGTTGGGAACCAGGCGGCCCtggccatggcgatggagcTGCTGAGACCATGCGGCGTGCTCAGCTCTGTTGGCTTTCACCAGACGGAGATGCCGTTTACGGCGCTGCAGGGGTATCAAAAGAATATCAA CCTAAATATGGGGAGGGCGCCTGTCAAGGCTGTTTTCGAGGAAGCCTTGGAGCTTTTCACTTTCCACCGGACGATGTTCACGGATTTCATTTCACATCGGTTACCGTTGGCAGAGGCGGCGAGGGGATACGAGCTGTTCGAGTCGCAAGAAGCCAGAAAGGTATTGCTGCAGGTGTCCGAGTAG
- a CDS encoding Zn(II)2Cys6 transcription factor (COG:S;~EggNog:ENOG410PFFY;~InterPro:IPR036864,IPR007219,IPR001138;~PFAM:PF04082;~go_function: GO:0000981 - DNA-binding transcription factor activity, RNA polymerase II-specific [Evidence IEA];~go_function: GO:0003677 - DNA binding [Evidence IEA];~go_function: GO:0008270 - zinc ion binding [Evidence IEA];~go_process: GO:0006351 - transcription, DNA-templated [Evidence IEA];~go_process: GO:0006355 - regulation of transcription, DNA-templated [Evidence IEA]), whose translation MNSQRRARLVCYRCHSKKIKCDLAQQSQSRSCRHCTQAKAACQLRPSKRGLGKRRVPRDVALDPPVEEARENIATQHSAPFWSPVARHAVAASQIPSPDSIQSNHGNQDPDEDCLPVNQASCFGDTGYMQLLSRDVANYAPTPATGSQQSILVPASNSNITISPPLQASFLESYAEYCHTWCPVLDQDLLLTHIDHSPLLQHALALCCNRVNPPLIRARDSADYYAVAKAHFHSGAEKNGLVLLASIMLFWWWSTGSATLVSMDNAWWWTGIAIRIAQEMGLHREPPSTLPQSTAGLRRRIWWTLFIRDRILALSQGRPTNIDQDFCTVEMSLPASITLNIRSPRTLSFNRDIHRLHLSYLTAVILLNLTHSQDSSPLPRASEVAIIAASCIARLWEDYLARGNIRFLSGDAGWEIAVALLALLDARRVEALRVPASADIETLRTALCEMARLWPSSRMFEVAFYRLFDECHGAAEHVGQGQEPADPLLMARDNPAIDPDNYNDNNAAETSASSPTTTDWMEYFPFITGATSALIDAVLARNPSSLAVFTGPLWPLDINEALQAFLAQPGVDWEEGVGVDLISGGL comes from the exons ATGAATTCGCAAAGACGTGCTCGTCTGGTCTGTTACCGCTGCCACAGCAAAAAG ATCAAGTGCGATCTCGCCCAGCAGTCTCAGTCGCGGTCTTGTCGCCACTGTACCCAGGCCAAGGCCGCCTGCCA ACTCCGGCCGTCGAAACGAGGCCTCGGCAAACGACGCGTCCCGCGCGATGTCGCCCTCGATCCCCCGGTCGAAGAGGCTCGAGAAAATATCGCCACGCAGCACTCAGCGCCATTCTGGAGCCCCGTGGCAAGACATGCCGTAGCCGCAAGTCAGATCCCATCGCCAGACTCAATACAGAGCAACCATGGCAACCAGGACCCAGACGAGGACTGTCTACCCGTCAACCAGGCCAGCTGCTTTGGTGACACGGGGTATATGCAATTGCTCAGCCGCGATGTCGCCAATTATGCCCCAACACCTGCAACCGGTAGCCAGCAGTCGATCCTGGTCCCTGCCTCGAATAGTAACATCACAATTTCTCCTCCATTACAAGCAAGCTTCCTCGAAAGCTACGCTGAATACTGCCACACCTGGTGCCCTGTCCTCGACCAAGACCTGCTCCTCACCCATATCGACCACTCCCCCCTGCTCCAGCATGCCCTCGCCCTTTGCTGCAACCGCGTCAACCCCCCGCTTATCCGTGCCCGCGACTCAGCGGACTACTACGCCGTAGCCAAGGCGCATTTCCACAGCGGCGCGGAGAAGAACGGCCTCGTGCTCCTGGCCTCCATCATGCTCTTCTGGTGGTGGAGCACTGGCTCTGCCACCTTGGTAAGCATGGACAACGCCTGGTGGTGGACAGGCATCGCCATCCGCATCGCCCAGGAAATGGGTCTACACCGCGAACCCCCTTCAACCCTCCCGCAGTCAACGGCGGGCCTGCGCCGCCGCATCTGGTGGACGCTCTTCATCCGCGACcgcatcctcgccctctcgcAGGGCCGCCCTACAAACATCGACCAGGACTTTTGCACCGTGGAGATG TCCCTCCCGGCCTCCATCACACTCAACATCCGCTCCCCACGCACcctctccttcaaccgcgacattcaccgtctccatcttAGCTACCTGACCGCGGTCATCCTGCTCAATCTCACGCACTCCCAGGACTCTTCCCCGCTGCCGCGCGCCTCCGAggtcgccatcatcgccgcctcgTGCATCGCCCGTCTCTGGGAAGACTACCTCGCCCGCGGGAACATCCGCTTTCTCTCGGGGGACGCGGGGTGGGAGATTGCTGTTGCGCTGCTTGCACTCTTGGACGCGCGGCGCGTCGAGGCCCTGCGTGTGCCGGCAAGCGCGGATATCGAAACACTCCGCACGGCGCTCTGCGAGATGGCGCGCCTGTGGCCGTCGTCGCGGATGTTCGAAGTCGCCTTTTACAGGCTTTTCGATGAGTGCCATGGCGCAGCGGAGCATGTCGGCCAGGGTCAAGAACCAGCGGACCCTCTACTAATGGCGCGAGACAATCCAGCAATTGACCCTGATAATTATAATGATAATAATGCCGCCGAAACAAGcgcctcctcccccacaACCACAGACTGGATGGAATACTTCCCCTTCATAACGGGCGCCACGAGCGCGCTCATTGACGCTGTCCTCGCGCGCAATCCGTCTTCGTTGGCAGTATTCACGGGCCCGCTGTGGCCGCTTGACATCAACGAAGCGCTGCAGGCGTTCTTGGCGCAGCCGGGGGtggattgggaggagggtgtcgGGGTTGATCTAATAAGTGGTGGGCTGTAA
- a CDS encoding uncharacterized protein (COG:Q;~EggNog:ENOG410PV0G;~InterPro:IPR001128,IPR017972,IPR002401,IPR036396;~PFAM:PF00067;~TransMembrane:2 (o20-41i309-331o);~go_function: GO:0005506 - iron ion binding [Evidence IEA];~go_function: GO:0016705 - oxidoreductase activity, acting on paired donors, with incorporation or reduction of molecular oxygen [Evidence IEA];~go_function: GO:0020037 - heme binding [Evidence IEA];~go_process: GO:0055114 - oxidation-reduction process [Evidence IEA]): MPLHDLARTALDAAATSSQHISPIHLALSLLATYLVSYVVYYRYLHPLAGYPGPFWASLTNFWKVYECWTMALPSRMCDVHARYGPVVRIGPNDLMFNGGETIAPIYKAGRKMPKGVFYDSFVSTVPEIFSTRDENFHTMRLKQIGQGFSPAALKNMEPMFDRHIQNLMGSLEKHARNGTVLDLKQALAFYGYDVTGQLAFDHNFETQVMDDPDKMPPLNNHFFLGNIYGCVANLLPWVRNWTAWLPWVQKMIKSRIELTGIAAECIARGMQRHNDKAEPGTLLAALIGATNPDTGEKLTAEEINSESFLFLVAGAHTTSSALVVLLFHLLHNKQILNKFIQEIDAVLPGQEYHVYPFKGLEASLPYGMACIREAFRIAPTAALLLPRVVTSPEGARIGQWHIPQGTNCAIVSTCLHHNPDIWGPSHNEYDPLRFVAGSERYNAMYHTYLLHFGQGNRQCIGRNIALMSIWKILVSVLKNYEFELVDPDEKFVMLEYGVGDKKGPLHVRVRRRGAIEPRP, translated from the exons ATGCCGTTGCACGACCTTGCGCGAACCGCGCTGGACGCGGCTGCTACCTCCTCCCAGCACATCTCCCCCATCCATCttgccctctccctcctgGCCACCTACCTCGTTTCCTACGTGGTATACTACCGATATCTGCATCCGCTGGCGGGCTACCCAGGGCCATTCTGGGCGAGCCTGACGAATTTTTGGAAGGTCTACGAGTGCTGGACGATGGCACTGCCCTCGCGTATGTGCGACGTGCACGCCAGGTACGGGCCTGTGGTTAGGATCGGGCCTAATGATCTGATGTTCAATGGAGGCGAGACGATTGCGCCAATTTACAAGGCCGGTAGGAAGATGCCCAAGGGGGTCTTTTATGACTCGTTTGTCTCGACTGTGCCAGAGATCTTTTCGACGAGGGATGAAAAT TTCCATACCATGCGCCTAAAGCAAATCGGGCAGGGCTTCTCTCCAGCAGCGCTCAAGAACATGGAACCCATGTTCGATCGCCACATCCAGAATCTCATGGGCAGCCTGGAGAAACACGCGAGGAACGGCACGGTGCTGGATCTCAAGCAGGCGCTCGCGTTCTACGGCTACGATGTCACGGGCCAACTGGCATTCGACCACAACTTCGAGACGCAGGTCATGGACGATCCAGACAAGATGCCCCCGCTCAACAACcatttcttcctcggcaACATCTACGGCTGCGTTGCTAATCTACTTCCCTGGGTCCGCAACTGGACGGCGTGGTTGCCCTGGGTGCAGAAGATGATCAAGAGTCGCATTGAGCTGACAGGGATCGCGGCAGAGTGCATTGCCCGGGGAATGCAGCGGCATAATGACAAGGCTGAGCCGGGAACTCTGCTTGCGGCCTTGATCGGTGCGACGAATCCTGATACAGGGGAGAAGCTGACAGCCGAGGAGATCAACTCAGAGTCTTTTTTGTTCCT TGTCGCCGGTGCGCATACGACTTCGAGCGCTTTGGTtgttctcctcttccatctcctccacaaCAAGCAGATCCTCAACAAATTCATCCAGGAGATTGACGCCGTCCTCCCGGGCCAAGAGTATCACGTCTACCCCTTCAAGGGCCTCGAGGCGTCCCTCCCCTACGGCATGGCCTGCATAAGAGAAGCCTTTCGCATCGCGCCCACAGCAGCGCTCCTACTACCCCGCGTCGTAACAAGCCCAGAAGGGGCCAGAATCGGCCAATGGCACATTCCTCAAGGG ACAAACTGCGCCATAGTGAGCACATGCCTGCACCACAACCCAGACATCTGGGGCCCGTCGCACAACGAGTACGACCCCTTGCGGTTTGTGGCAGGGAGTGAGCGGTATAACGCGATGTATCATACGTACCTGCTGCATTTCGGGCAGGGAAACCGGCAGTGCATCGGGCGGAACATCGCGCTCATGTCAATCTGGAAAATTCTCGTGTCAGTGCTAAAGAATTACGAGTTCGAGCTGGTGGACCCGGACGAGAAGTTTGTTATGTTGGAATATGGGGTTGGGGACAAAAAGGGGCCCTTGCATGTGCGTGTGAGGCGGAGGGGAGCTATCGAGCCTCGCCCTTGA